One genomic region from Streptomyces sp. NBC_01304 encodes:
- a CDS encoding SsgA family sporulation/cell division regulator, translating to MTTTTGGAMDLNRVEKSLEEFDALLDSSTLGAPRVRAVRSHTPEAMREELAARLSDRSAPVTDAAEVLRAQRAAGQAAPSAPAPDAVPRPVTPRSAPMGIDHGTWTARGPQSGIRSPHDVPRYRFLVLGLETFHARITDEFNWGTPFLPEGVSEKFGLNRQLCFVLRGGVQESRRMAAMSLLAGLVDSVRTDCEPFLTRLRRELTTMGWARGFGAVPFVCPVEPSKTGQPGTDRVGESSIGRFGMGVKLALACSGSLVGERPFGAHVTARSFLGSQPAATSLYIQGHYWSDPVGFLDGWLQRGGAYLWRLDGERAAYAGIAADWYGQTQRAQHWWYRLAGRFTPVGGHRTRDSVEPANRLTPGTNYVWCKSASSQTSDGNRYWLRTDLDTETVWHRQYVSAFALSPWGNDRAKDNRGYVIPDCWSGRGRTASMFLAAHEAWRTTAASRDRDHVTAHSIHPLAPTNQHGCLPEQTWWNDLRDAPDQRSAMALALACAGPLPNDCGPHHWLERLSKLLAGTRARPAYPSDTSVWDLVTIAWSTPLALPAPARTPHGQAAASLRVMREREPLAAAGGTASPWLLAESSCHLETAQGVTMVRAASCLLLLAPPEPIPVPATFTYRSDDPYAVHAVFEQPAGHQVPWTFARDLLVEGMNGVAGSGDVQVWRADEPAGSQEGHWVNIALSVPQGEAVLQMRQADLRQFLDRTQALIGYGSEHSHMQVALDIAANELLHRATSAGTQGARILTGDPGEGFTVGERSEAVDDPRPPVVRERPHQGCCAELEQSVRSAEHEHHSGCDPL from the coding sequence CGTGCGCAGAGGGCCGCCGGGCAGGCCGCACCGAGTGCCCCGGCGCCGGATGCAGTCCCGCGCCCTGTGACACCCCGGTCAGCCCCGATGGGCATCGACCACGGGACCTGGACGGCCCGTGGTCCGCAAAGCGGCATCAGGTCACCACATGATGTTCCCCGTTATCGCTTTCTGGTATTGGGGCTGGAGACATTCCATGCCCGAATTACTGACGAATTTAATTGGGGAACACCATTCTTGCCCGAAGGGGTGTCAGAGAAATTCGGGTTGAACCGGCAACTCTGTTTTGTGCTCCGAGGCGGGGTGCAGGAGTCACGTCGCATGGCGGCAATGTCGCTTCTGGCTGGCCTGGTGGATTCGGTCCGAACTGACTGCGAGCCGTTCCTGACGCGCCTGCGGCGAGAGTTGACCACGATGGGGTGGGCCAGAGGATTTGGGGCTGTTCCGTTTGTCTGCCCGGTGGAGCCGTCGAAGACTGGGCAGCCGGGGACGGACCGGGTCGGGGAAAGCAGTATTGGACGCTTTGGCATGGGGGTGAAACTTGCACTGGCCTGCTCCGGTTCCCTGGTGGGGGAGCGGCCCTTTGGTGCCCATGTGACTGCGCGTTCATTCCTTGGCAGTCAGCCTGCCGCAACGTCCCTGTACATCCAGGGGCATTACTGGAGCGATCCCGTTGGTTTCCTTGACGGTTGGCTGCAGCGAGGCGGAGCGTATCTGTGGCGCCTGGACGGGGAGCGGGCTGCATACGCAGGTATTGCTGCGGATTGGTACGGGCAGACACAGAGGGCGCAGCACTGGTGGTACCGGCTGGCAGGCCGTTTCACTCCTGTGGGTGGCCACCGCACACGCGACAGTGTTGAGCCGGCCAATCGCCTCACTCCAGGCACGAACTACGTGTGGTGCAAGAGTGCTTCGTCCCAGACGAGCGACGGCAACCGCTACTGGCTGCGGACAGACCTCGACACCGAAACCGTCTGGCACCGCCAGTACGTGTCTGCCTTTGCCCTGTCTCCCTGGGGCAACGACCGAGCCAAGGACAATCGCGGATACGTCATCCCAGACTGTTGGAGCGGTCGGGGCAGGACCGCAAGCATGTTCCTGGCAGCGCACGAAGCGTGGAGAACCACTGCTGCATCACGCGATCGGGACCATGTGACAGCGCACTCGATCCATCCGTTGGCGCCCACAAATCAGCATGGATGCCTGCCGGAGCAGACATGGTGGAACGACTTGCGGGACGCACCGGATCAGCGATCGGCCATGGCTCTTGCACTGGCCTGCGCAGGACCATTGCCCAATGACTGCGGGCCTCATCACTGGCTGGAAAGACTGAGCAAGCTTCTTGCCGGCACACGTGCCCGACCCGCGTATCCATCGGACACGTCGGTGTGGGACCTCGTCACGATTGCTTGGTCGACGCCGCTGGCATTGCCTGCGCCAGCCAGAACTCCACATGGACAAGCGGCAGCGTCCCTGCGGGTCATGCGGGAACGTGAACCTCTTGCCGCGGCCGGTGGTACAGCATCCCCGTGGCTGCTTGCGGAATCGTCGTGCCATCTTGAGACGGCTCAGGGGGTGACCATGGTGCGGGCAGCCAGCTGCCTGCTTCTGCTGGCCCCACCAGAACCGATTCCCGTTCCCGCAACCTTCACCTATCGCAGCGATGACCCGTACGCGGTGCATGCCGTCTTCGAGCAGCCGGCAGGACACCAGGTTCCCTGGACCTTTGCCCGTGACCTGCTCGTTGAGGGAATGAACGGCGTCGCTGGATCGGGAGACGTACAGGTATGGAGGGCAGACGAACCAGCGGGCAGCCAGGAAGGGCATTGGGTGAACATCGCACTGAGCGTGCCCCAAGGAGAGGCCGTACTGCAGATGCGGCAGGCCGACCTCCGTCAGTTCCTGGACCGCACGCAAGCACTCATCGGCTACGGCAGCGAGCATTCCCACATGCAGGTGGCACTGGACATTGCTGCCAACGAACTACTGCACCGTGCCACGTCTGCCGGCACACAAGGTGCTCGCATCCTCACGGGCGATCCAGGTGAAGGTTTCACCGTCGGTGAAAGGTCAGAGGCTGTGGACGATCCCAGGCCACCAGTTGTGCGTGAACGGCCTCATCAGGGTTGCTGTGCGGAGCTGGAGCAGTCAGTCAGGAGCGCAGAGCATGAGCATCACAGCGGCTGTGACCCTCTCTAG